GACCCGCACCATCGTCGAGGCGGCCGAAACCACGATCAAGAACAACAGCCCCAAGCGCATCGGTCCATTCGCCGTGCCGAAGGCGATGTCGTCGACGGCCTCGGCCACCCTGGCCACATGGTTCAAGATCCATGGCGTCAACTACTCGATCTCGTCGGCGTGCTCGACCTCGGCGCATTGCATCGGCAATGCCTATGAGTTGATCCAGTGGGGCAAGCAGGACATGATGTTCGCCGGCGGCCACGAAGATCTCGACTGGACGATGTCGGACCTTTTCGACGCCATGGGCGCCATGTCGTCGAAGTTCAACGACAAGGCATCGGCCGCTTCGCGCGCCTATGACGTCAACCGCGACGGTTTTGTCATCGCCGGCGGCGCCGGCGTGCTGGTGCTGGAGGAATTGGAGCACGCCAGGGCGCGCGGCGCCAAGATCTATGCCGAGATCGTCGGCTATGGCGCGACATCCGACGGCTACGACATGGTCGCTCCTTCGGGGGAAGGCGCCATCCGCTGCATGCGGCAGGCGCTTGCCACCGTCCCGACCCCGGTCGACTACATCAACACCCACGGCACCTCGACGCCGGTCGGCGATTCCAGGGAAATGGGCGCCATCCGCGAGGTGTTCGGCGACAAGATGCCCTACATCACCTCGACCAAGTCGCTCACCGGCCATTCGCTGGGGGCGGCCGGCGTGCAGGAATCGATCTATTCGATCCTGATGATGCAGGGCGGCTTCATCGGCGAGAGCGCCCATATCGAGGAGCTCGATCCGGAATTCGAGCGCATGCCGATCGTGCGCAAGCGCATCGACAACGCCAAGATCGACACCGTTTTGTCCAATTCCTTCGGTTTCGGTGGCACCAACGCAACGCTGATTTTCCAACGCTATTCCGCATAAGGATCTGCCTTTTATGGAAGGGTTGATGAAGGGCAAGCGCGGGCTTGTCATGGGGGTCGCCAACGATCATTCGATCGCCTGGGGCATCGCCAAGAAATTGTCCGAGCACGGGGCGGAGCTTGCCTTCACCTACCAGGGCGACGCCTTCGGGCGGCGCGTCAAGCCGCTCGCCGAGAAGGTGGGCGCCTCCTTGATCGTGCCTTGCGACGTCGAGGACAGCGCCTCCGTCACCGCGACCTTCGACACCCTCGGCAAGGCCTGGGGCGGGCTGGACTTCGTGGTGCATGCCATCGGCTTTTCCGACAAGAACGAGCTCAAGGGCCTCTACGCCGACACCAGCCGCGACAATTTCGTGCGCACCATGGTGATCTCCTGCTATTCCTTCACCGAGGTCGCCCGCAATGCCGCCGCGCTGATGGGCAATGGCGGCTCGATGATCACGCTGACCTATGCCGGGTCGGTGAGGGTGATGCCGAACTACAATGTCATGGGCGTCGCCAAGGCGGGGCTCGAGGCCAGCGTGCGCTATCTTGCCAATGACTACGGGCCGCGCGGCATCAGGGTGAACGGCATCTCGGCCGGACCGGTGCGTACGCTGGCCGGCTCGGGCGTTTCCGACGCCCGCCATATGTTCTCCTATCAGCAGCGCAACTCGCCTCTGCGGCGCACCGTGACCCTGGACGAAGTCGGCGGCTCGGCGCTTTACCTGCTCTCCGATCTTTCGTCGGGTGTCACCGGCGAAATCCATTATGTGGATTCCGGCTATCACATCGTTTCGATGCCGTCGCTGGAGGAACTGAAGCAGAACGACGGTGGTCGCGAATAGTTCGCTAAGGCAAAGAGCATTTTCCAGTAAAATTGGATGCATCGGCGGAAACTCATCTTAAGGAGGTTTCCGCTACAAGGCCCCTTAATCCAGGGACCTTGCATGTCTCCAGTCAGTAACCCGAAGCGAACACCGCTGTTCCGGCTGATCACCATCGCCAGCTCCGGCATGGGCAGTTTCATCCTCGGATTGTGGGGGCTGCGGTTCGGCTTCGGCGATGGCATGGCCGGCATGCCGGCCGAGACGATGATAGGCGTCATCGCCGCGCTATGCGCCCTTGCCGCCGGCGGTGCGGCGATGTCGTTCTTCGCCGGCGTCGATGAATCGGTGGCCTATGTCGTCAAGGAAACCAATTTCGACAAGCTGACGGGGCTTCTGTCGCGCCAGGCCATGGTCGGCAAGATAGCCGATGCCGCCTCGGAGACGATCCGAACCGGCGAGCCGGTGTTCCTGATCGACATCGATATCGACCGATTCAAGCAGATCAACGACGCCATCGGCTACAGCCATGGCGACGACCTTGTCCGTGCCTTCACCAGCAGGCTGAAGGAGAGCATGCCGAAGGATGCGGTGATCGGGCGCATCGGCGCCGGCGAGTTCGGCGTCCTGCTGCCGGACCGCGATATCCGTGGTTCGATCGAGCGGCTGATCGAAAAGCTCATCAACGATATGATGGAGCCTTATCAGTTGCAGACCCACCTGCAGTCGGTCAGCCTGTCGGTAGGCATCGTGGCGATGCCGAAGGACGGGGTCGACCCGGTTCTGGTCCTGCGCCGTTCGAACCTTGCGCTGCAAAATGCGCGGGCCAGCGGCGTCGGCAACTGGTCTGTCTTCCACGCCGACATGGGCCGCGTGGCCGACTATCGGCAATGGATCGAATCGGAGCTGAAGACCGCTTTCGACCGCGGCGACTTCAGTCTCCATTACCAGCCGCAGCTCAATCTGCCGAGCGGCCGCGTCGTCGGCTACGAGGCGCTGATCCGCTGGAAGCATCCGGAGCGCGGCATGATTCCGCCGATGGAGTTCATTCCGATCGCCGAGGAAACCGGCATGATCAATCCAATCGGCGAATGGGTGCTGCGCAAGGCCTGCAGCGACGCCAAGCATCTGCCGCAGGACTGCTTCGTCGCCGTCAACATCTCGCCGGTCCAGTTCATGACCAGGGATTTCGTCGGCATCGTGCGCGAGGTGATGGAATCGACCGGCATCAAGCCGTCGCGGCTGGAGCTCGAGGTCACCGAGACGGCGATGATGCAGGATCGCGACCGCGCCGCCGCGATCCTGGACCAGCTTGCCGAGATGGGGATTTCGGTGGCCGTCGACGATTTCGGAACAGGCTATTCCAATTTGAGCTACCTGATCGACTTCTCCTTCGGCAAGCTGAAGATCGACCGTTCCTTCGTCAGCCGCATCGACACCGACTCCGGTTCCGGCGCGATCGTCTCGACCATTGTCGGGCTGTCGCGGGCGCTGGGCGTCGGCATCATCGCCGAAGGCGTGGAAACCGAGAACCAGGCTACGCTGCTCAG
This region of Mesorhizobium sp. M2A.F.Ca.ET.046.03.2.1 genomic DNA includes:
- a CDS encoding bifunctional diguanylate cyclase/phosphodiesterase, producing MSPVSNPKRTPLFRLITIASSGMGSFILGLWGLRFGFGDGMAGMPAETMIGVIAALCALAAGGAAMSFFAGVDESVAYVVKETNFDKLTGLLSRQAMVGKIADAASETIRTGEPVFLIDIDIDRFKQINDAIGYSHGDDLVRAFTSRLKESMPKDAVIGRIGAGEFGVLLPDRDIRGSIERLIEKLINDMMEPYQLQTHLQSVSLSVGIVAMPKDGVDPVLVLRRSNLALQNARASGVGNWSVFHADMGRVADYRQWIESELKTAFDRGDFSLHYQPQLNLPSGRVVGYEALIRWKHPERGMIPPMEFIPIAEETGMINPIGEWVLRKACSDAKHLPQDCFVAVNISPVQFMTRDFVGIVREVMESTGIKPSRLELEVTETAMMQDRDRAAAILDQLAEMGISVAVDDFGTGYSNLSYLIDFSFGKLKIDRSFVSRIDTDSGSGAIVSTIVGLSRALGVGIIAEGVETENQATLLRAAGCEVVQGYLFGRPAPLTDELGEARPAFGTREPARIVSLQ
- the fabI gene encoding enoyl-ACP reductase FabI; the protein is MEGLMKGKRGLVMGVANDHSIAWGIAKKLSEHGAELAFTYQGDAFGRRVKPLAEKVGASLIVPCDVEDSASVTATFDTLGKAWGGLDFVVHAIGFSDKNELKGLYADTSRDNFVRTMVISCYSFTEVARNAAALMGNGGSMITLTYAGSVRVMPNYNVMGVAKAGLEASVRYLANDYGPRGIRVNGISAGPVRTLAGSGVSDARHMFSYQQRNSPLRRTVTLDEVGGSALYLLSDLSSGVTGEIHYVDSGYHIVSMPSLEELKQNDGGRE
- the fabB gene encoding beta-ketoacyl-ACP synthase I: MRRVVVTGLGIVSSIGNNANEVQSSLYDAKSGISFSNSFAEHGFRCQVWGAPTLDPTPMIDRRAMRFLSQGAAWNHVAMDQAIADAGLGESDITNERTGIVMGSGGPSTRTIVEAAETTIKNNSPKRIGPFAVPKAMSSTASATLATWFKIHGVNYSISSACSTSAHCIGNAYELIQWGKQDMMFAGGHEDLDWTMSDLFDAMGAMSSKFNDKASAASRAYDVNRDGFVIAGGAGVLVLEELEHARARGAKIYAEIVGYGATSDGYDMVAPSGEGAIRCMRQALATVPTPVDYINTHGTSTPVGDSREMGAIREVFGDKMPYITSTKSLTGHSLGAAGVQESIYSILMMQGGFIGESAHIEELDPEFERMPIVRKRIDNAKIDTVLSNSFGFGGTNATLIFQRYSA